In Molothrus aeneus isolate 106 chromosome 31, BPBGC_Maene_1.0, whole genome shotgun sequence, the genomic stretch aTTTCCAGAGGCCTCGGGGCCCCTCCTGCCAAGGCGGGAGGCAAACGTGCCCACCTGAGGCTTCTGCTTGTCCTGCTTTCTCCTGCGCCTCCCCGGGCCCTGccgtgccctgctctgctggcccgggggctcagccccggcccagcccggccccggggtCCTGCTGCTCCCGCTGGCCCCGTGCCTGGGCCAGGCAGACCTGTGTGCCACTGCTGGCCAGGCCTGCCTGCCCACCCCTGCTTTGGTTCTGTCTTCACACTCAATAAAGTTCACTCTGCATTCGAACTGGAGTCTCCTGGAGTTCCTTCCCTTTTGGGATCCCCAGCTAAAGCTGCTCCATGGGTGGGGGTGAtgccctgggggtgtttgggtgGTTAAAGGCCATGGATGGACCTTTCTCACACCTGGGCAAGGTGAGAACCTCCAAGGCCGCAGTCACTGGAAGGGCCATGGGGCAGTGGAGGGTGTGTGTGGCCTGGTGTGAGTGTGCACAGGGTGACCAGGAGGTGCCCCAGGGGACATCTGAGCCAGGTTGAGGTTGGGGATGTGCTGAGGGTGCGTGTGTGACGTGGacatgggacagggatgggcacacaGGGACCATGATTCCTCCTCTGAGCGAGGGCAGCAGTGATGGTGACAAGGCCTGGACCTGTACCCAGGCCTAGAAGGGAGCAGTGGATCCATCTTATCCCCCACCCAAATTGTCCTGTGGTTGGGAGCTGTAATTGCTGTGGGCTCATTCCATGTGTCACTGTGTCCTGAAGGAGCAGGAGTCTGGAGCAGACCTGCAGAACTCTGCTGTCTACACTGGCCACTTGATCTTGGAACTTTTTTCCAGCCTTGAGGACTCTGGGATTCCTCCACAAGAGTGACCCATCCTCAGTCCATTTCCACTGTgccagcacctggcacaggaCTCACATTTCTCTTTGCACACCTGCCCTGGGTGCCACATGTCACCTCAGAACCTTGGgttctccctgtgccccagggttTGGTTGCTGTGCTTGGATGCAGGCAAGGAAAACAACCACTCATAGCTGGAAATGCACAATAAAGGCTTTGTGAAGGTGCCTGTGAATCCGCACAGAAATCTCTTCTGGAAGGTCAATGTTTTGCTGGAACCCAATGTCCAACCTCCCTCCTGAGTCAAATGTCCTCTGGAGCACCTCCTGTGACCAATGACAAGGCCACTCCCTCCAATCCcacccaaacacccccagggcaTCACCCCCACCCATGGAGCAGCTTTAGCTGGGGATCCCAAAGCGGAAGGAACTCCAGGAGACTCCAGTTCGAATGCAGAGTGAACTTTATTGAGTGTGAAGACAGAACCAAAGCaggggtgggcaggccctgggccaggctggcccagcagcagggctgggcatgggGCCCTGGCCAGCAGTGGGACAAACGCCTGCCCGGCCCGGGCACAGAGGAAAGCAGGACAAGCAGAAGCCTCAGGTGGGCACCCTCCTTGtcaggagggcaggaggagccccgAGGCCTCTGGAAAggctggccagcagctccaggggacaCTTGGCCTGCGGAGGCACTTGCTGGACGCGCGGCCCGGCTCTAGCAGGGCAGGCACCTGCGGCCGCAGTAGCGGCCACCGAGGCCGGAGAGCCCCGAGAGCCCAAAGCCCCCCGAGTTGATGGGCACTCCCTCCTCGCTGAGGATGCTGCCCACGGCGGCGGAGGTGGAGGATCCCACGGCGgtgttctgggggaaggagctgaggatgggcccGGGCAGGGTGACCACCACGGGCGAGGGCTGGATGACCACGCGGGAGTCCTGGCACTGGCGCACACAGGGCTCGTTGCAGCTGTTGGCCAGCGGGGTGGGGCCGCAGGGCCGGCACAGGTCGTAGCAggacatggctggggctggaggagaacCTGCAGAAGGCAGGGAAAGCACCCACGGGCTGTGAGGCGcacagggagatgctgctcacaggaggaaacacagccctgagcccaaAGAGTTCCCTGCAAAGAAATCCCAACATCTCCCACCTctccccaccaaaaaacaaccacaaaaaccTGCGGAGAGCAGGATCAAGGAGAAAGACTCTCAGAGAGCACTGCGGAGAGGCCAAGATTCCATTGAGGGTCAAggcagaagagagaagagaagagaagagaagagaagagaagagaagagaagagaagagaagagaagagaagagaagagaagagaagagaagagaagagaagagaagagaagagaagagaagagaagagaagagaagagaagagaagaggcaAAGGCCCTTGCAGCTCACCTGTGTCACCAaggaggagaaggcaggagaagtGGATGAGGGATCCTCActtgctctgccttttatacTGTCCCACACAGCCCCGGGCCCGACGCGCCCCTGCACAGAGAATGTGTTTACCAACAAGCTCATATTTTATGCAAAACATCCCCAATTAAGTAAACTGGAGGTTGTTTACGCTCCCTTCGAGGCTGCCTTTTCATTTCCCTGTGCAGGACATGCCCATTCAGCCAAACTGGCTCCTTTCAAGTGCCAGCATTAGAGGACAAAAtgtttttagggtatttttcAGCCAGAACCCGGCTGGTGTTTCAGCCAGCTGGGTGGAGTGGTGCTGTATTTCCAGGTGATGTCAGCATCTTCCCCTCCTGAGGCAGCTCTGAGCCTTTGGAGTGATAAATGCAGTTTTTTTATTATGAACTCAGGATTAAAGGGCTGGCTTTGGCGGGGACTGGCCGTAGACATTGCTCCCTGTGACTCCAAGGCCTTTCAAGCCTTCTTAGACATCATTTATTCATCAGAGAGACTACATGGGTtggttttgaattttctttgggATCTCACATTGCCTTTGGAAAAAATTATCTCGTTTCTCCTGCCTTTCACCTCTTTCAGCATCGCCTGGAGGTCTCCGATCAGCAGAACAGGATAGCTCCAGAAGGAAGGACGCTGCTTTCCCAACAAATATTATTTCCTAACAAATATTAGTCAGGGTCATTGTCTTGCAGAAAACACTCCCTAATGAGAACATCTGACTTCAAAACCCTTCCTTCTCCCATTCCTCACGGCCATCCCTccactcctttttttctccctgcctcTGACCAGACCCTACACCCTGTCCCAAACACTCGGGAATGTTTCCAagcaggacacagggagcagctgagggctggcagtgcccacaaacccagcctgggcagcagcaggggccaGGATGTCCCCAGAGGTGGGCAAGGGAAGGATTCCTCACTCTGAGCTGCATTTCCTGGGgcaagggcagagctggtgtccccaggagcGGTGACAGCCCTGCCCGGGCACCACCGTGACACCCCTCGGGGCAAATGGGGCAAAACTCCTGTcccagcggggctggggctccatcagagacagaaaaatcttAAATCCCAGAGGTCCAAGCCGGATTCCTCATCCAGGAGGATGAAGGGAGCTCTCAGGTTGACAGGAGAAGTTTCTCCAAACAAACACATTCAGGACAGAACCCCAGGTGTGACAGGGCAGATCTAACAGAGAGATTTCCTTCAAAACTCACACACACCATGTTTCCATCTGGGCATTTCCACTTAAATCCCTTCTAGAGGCAAAACACTGAGTGCAACAAAGGCATTTCCAGccctctctccttctccctcacCCAGCCCTCCTCACTGAGGGGCTCCATGaagccctgggtgtccccacccACCCCAATCTCtcaggggtgtcctgggggtgtTATCTCCCTTCCCTGGTTCCCATTTTGTCgccccaatgtcccctcctgGCTCAGGCAAGGACAGGAGGGCATGTCCACAGCAGATAAAGAGACAGAGGAATTTGGCAGGATGGATTTGTTTCAGACACTGAAGCCCCCaacagggcagaggagcagcctttgACTGTCACCAGatggctgcagggccaggaacaCCCAATTCCCTGGGGAGAAGCACTCCACAgaatgcaggaaaacaaaactgggCATCATGTTGACTTTGGCAGTTGGGCACATGCTCCTTCAACTTGTTTGGGACTCCCTCTGcatccagggctggggagaagggctggaggagggaaggCAAAGGCCCAGGGGTAAGTGGCAAAACACAACCACGGCCTTGGGCAGTTGGGTGAAACTGGCACAGAAAAATCAGGCCAGTGGCTTGACGCATCAGCTGGAAGTTGTCCAACCTCAACCTGGCTCAGATGTGCCCTGGGGAACCTCCTGGTCACCCTGTGCACACTCACACCAGGCCACACACACCCTCCACTGCCCCATGGCCCTTCCAGTGACTGCGGCCTTGGAGGTTCTCACCTTGCCCAGGAGTGAGAAAGGTCCATCCATGGCCTTTAACCACTCAAACACCCCCAGGGCATCACGCCCACCCATGGAGCAGCTTCAGCTGGGGATCCCAAAAGGGAAGGAACTCCAGGAGACTCCAGTTCGAATGCAGAGTGAACTTTATTGAGTGTGAAGACAGAACCAAAGCAGGGGTGGGCAGGCAGGCCTGGCCAGCAGTGGCACACAGGTCTGCCTGGCCTGGGCACGGGACCAGCGGGAGCAGCAGGaccccggggccgggctgggctggggctgagcccctgggccagcagagcagggcacggCAGGGCCTGGGGAGGCGCAGGAGAAAGCAGGACAAGCAGAAGCCTCAGGTGGGCACGTTTGCCTCCCGCCTTGGCAGGAGGGGCCCCGAGGCCTCTGGAAAggctggccagcagctccaggggacaCTTGGCCTGCGGAGGCACTCGCTGGACGTGCGGCCCGGCTCTAGCAGGGCAGGCACCTGCGGCCGCAGTAGCGGCCACCAAGGCTGGAGAGCCCCGAGAGCCCAAAGCCCCCCGAGTTGATGGGGACCCCGGACTCGCTGAGGATGCTGCCCACGGCGGCGGAGGTGGAGGATCCCACGGCGgtgttctgggggaaggagctgaggatgggcccGGGCAGGGTGACCACCACGGGGGACGGCTCAATGATGACCCGCGAGTCCTGGCACTGGCGCACGCAGGGCTCGTTGCAGCTGTTGGCCAGCGGGGTGGGGCCGCAGGGCCGGCACAGGTCGTAGCAggacatggctggggctggaggagaacCTGCAGAAGGCACGGGCAGAACGTGAGGCACggcctcagcagcaggaggagcagaggccGAGGCaagggacagggaacagggaggaAGAAAGGATCAGGAGCTCCATGCCCAGGGCCTCCTGCAAAGAGCCCAAGAgcttctcccagctccttgcagtgagcagaggctgggagcaggatctGGGAGCAAAgttctgagcagcacagcagcaaggccagggatggaggcagagacaaagaggagaaggagaaggagaaggagaaggagaaggagaaggagaaggagaaggagaaggagaaggagaaggagaaggagaaggagaaggagaaggagaaggagaaggagaaggagaaggagaaggagaaggagaaggagaaggagaaggagaaggagaaggagaaggagaagaggacGGCAAAGACCTTTTCAGCTCACCTGTGTCACCGaggaggagaaggcaggagaagtGGATGAGGGATCCTCActtgctctgccttttatacTGTCCCACACAGCCCCGGGCCCACGGGCACCCTCGGCACATGGAACGTGTTTACCAAGCTCATATTTTATGCAAAACATCCCCATTAGAGAAATGGGGACACTGCaatgctgctttttcatttccctGTGCAGGACATGCCCAGTCAGCCTCCCAGGCTCCTTTCAAGTGCCAACATTAGAGGCCAAAACGTGTCTGGGGGCAGTGCCACGTCAGCAGGGCCGGGTGATGCAGCCGCGGTTGGGGACTGTCCTATTTCACCAGGGCACTCCAGGCCCTTTGCCCTCCAGGGCCTCACTTTAGGACTCCCAGAATGGTCAGGGCACTTTTTCTGGCATCCCTAAAATAACAAGCCatgctttaaaatgtgttttctgtgtcAGGAGTCACCTCATCTGCTGGGTAACCAAATACTCGagtccagcagggctgggtgtaAACTTCCCTGTCGCCTTGGACACTCTGAAGAACCAGGGATTTCACATCCTGACAAATCCATGTGCTCTTTGCCCTTCTGTGCCTTTGTGGAGAGCCCCCAGCATCCTCGAGGCAACAGGAGGAtgtttggaaagcagaaaatcCTCTCCAACACACCCTAACTCTGCTCCCACCAGTTCCACCCAGCAACAAGTGTCCACGGTGGGCCTTTCCCACTGCTCCTTCTCCATCCCCAAATCTCCAAAACCCTTCCGGGAGCCTACACCCAAGTGGTGGAAAGAGCCTGCAGAGCTCTCCAAGGAGACATCAAAACACATCAGAAGGAGTCATGGTCTGGGAATGTCAGCAGGAAAACACTGGAGGCAAGCAGACAGCAAGATCACGGGCTGCTCTTCCATCCTGTCAGCACACTCAGCACACTGGCCTGGCCTCGTCCCGTGGTCAGCACTGAGGGGTTGCCCTTAATGGTCTTTGAGacctccattccctgccctccatccctGGAATGGTCTCTGACCCCTCCATTCTTCCGCTCCAGGTGGAGTGAAGGTCACTTCttgtgtttggacaatgcttttcaggcacaggatgggattttggggtgtcagtgcagggccaggagttggatttgatgatttctgggtcccttccaatctggATATTCCacgattctgtgattccctgaaTGACAGGGAGTAGAAGATGTGGGAGGAAGCAGGAGCACCTTGTCCTCCTCTGCATCACCACTCACAAAATTCAACACCCCAGCAATGTTCTCCCCATGTCCAACGTGTCCCTGTGGTCTCCTGAGCTGCGcctgcagccctgagccctccgggagggacaggagggcgCAGGGGATGCTGTGGTGGCAGAAGCGAAGGGTGACAACTCCTTGGGATTCCCTTGCATGAAGGACACTGTAGATGAGGTGGTCACAACACAAAGCAAccctccattttcagaaggcttcaaacctGGTTTTATTATAGCATGAATGCTTTTTTAGACATTCTTACAAAGCTCATAAATTTACTCATTGGTCAGGAAAGACAAAGTGTTTATTGCAATAGgcagttgcaggtttctcttatttctccttgtttctttcttggtttctgtgtCAAGGACCTTGGTAGGAAATTCTCTCAGGGGTGAACATGGCACCTCTTCtcaaacttctctctggctcacagaagtcacTGTAAAACCTCTCCCACAGGACACGAgccatggaaggtgtcccaggaaATGTTTTCTACTGACTGATGGAATACATGGACCAGGGAGGTTATTATGGGGTGTCCATCCTTGGAGAGATTGAGAAGACATTGGCATCCAGAGCAACTCCCTCAAGGCTATCCCACCTGAGCAAGGGTTGGGCCACGTAACCTCTGGAAGTGTATTCCGACCCCAAAAACTGTGACTTTGTGACCCCCACCCATGGAGCAGCTTTAGCTGGGGATCCCAAAAGGGAAGGAACTCCAGGAGACTCCAGTTCGAATGCAGAGTGAACTTTATTGAGTGTGAAGACAGAACCAAAGCAGGGGTGGGCAGGCAGGCCTGGCCAGCAGTGGCACACAGGTCTGCCTGGCCCGGGCACGGGGCCAGCGGGAGCAGCAGGaccccggggccgggctgggccggggctgagcccccgggccagcagagcagggcacggCAGGGCCCGGGGAGGCGCAGGAGAAAGCAGGACAAGCAGAAGCCTCAGGTGGGCACGTTTGCCTCTCGCCTTGGCAGGAGGGGCCCCGAGGCCTCTGGAAAggctggccagcagctccaggggacaCTTGGCCTGCGGAGGCACTCGCTGGACGCGCAGCCCGGCTCTAGCAGGGCAGGCATCTGCGGCCGCAGTAGCGGCCACCAAGGCCGGAGAGCCCCGAGAGCCCAAAGCCCCCCGAGTTGATGGGGACCCCGGACTCGCTGAGGATGCTGCCCACGGCGGCGGAGGTGGAGGATCCCACGGCGgtgttctgggggaaggagctgaggatgggcccGGGCAGGGTGACCACCACGGGCGAGGGCTGGATGACCACGCGGGAGTCCTGGCACTGGCGCACACAGGGCTCGTTGCAGCTGTTGGCCAGCGGGGTGGGGCCGCAGGGCCGGCACAGGTCGTAGCAggacatggctggggctggaggagaacCTGCAGAAGGCAGGGAAAGCACCCACGGGCTGTGAGGCGcacagggagatgctgctcacaggagaaagagcagagagTGGGCAGAAGggacagcctggagagggagagagaaaggacaAGGAATTGCAGTCCCCAAGAGGGGCCTAAAAACACAGACAAGACCTTCTCCCACCTCCCTCCAGTGTGGCACTGAGAGTGGAGATGACCACCAACTGTCCCAACAAAACAGGGGCAAAGCCCCAGTGGGAGCCAGAagagacagaggaaaagaaatggaagcagaggaaAGCACTCACCTGTGTCACCGaggaggagaaggcaggagaagtGGATGAGGGATCCTGCActtgctctgccttttatacTGTCCCACACAGCCCCGGGCCCAGAGACAGTCTTTGCACAGGGAATGTGTTTACCAAGCTCATCTCGCATGCAAAACATCCCAATTACAAAAAttagtgtttttatttttgccctgCAACGCTGCCTTTTCATTTCCCTGTGCTGGACGTGCCCAGTCAGCCTCCCAGGCTCCTTTCAAGTGCCAAGATTAGAGGccaaaatatttccagggaaaatGATTTGTCAGCAGGGCCAGGTgaagcagccagggctgagaaGTGTCCCACTGACCACCTGgtggcagcccctggccctccagggcagGACTTTCAAGAGCAGAGGCAGCCTCATGTCCCCTGCTGGACGTTGGCACCACGGGGCTGGACTGGGGCTGGTCCCTCACCTGAGGGGACCCCTGGgattggaaaagccctcccagaacaTCAAGTCCCACCTGGGATCCATCTCCACTTTGtcacagagcccagagcacgcagtgccatgtccagtttccccttggacacctccagggatggcgactccaaacccccctgggccacccctgccaaggccagaacagcagtgcccagcctggacagggacagacatGAGGGACAGAGCTGACCCTTGCAGGGgaatggccaggctggagcccgGGGCCCTGAGGAGTCCAGCCCCATCATCAGGAAACACTTTAAAGTCctgccctggagggccaggACTGGAATTATTTGGGATGTCGGACACTGCTCAGCACCGGCTGCATCACCCGGCCCTGCTGACGTGGCACTGCCCCCAGACACGTTTTGGCCTCTAATGCTGGCACTTGAAAGGAGCCTGGGAGGCTGACTGGGCATGTCCTGCACagggaaatgaaaaagcagcattGCAGTGTCCCCATTTCTCTAATGGGGATGTTTTGCATAAAATATGAGCTTGGTAAACACGTTCCATGTGCCGAGGGTGCCTGTGGGCCCGGGGCTGTGTGGGACAgtataaaaggcagagcaagTGAGGATCCCTCATCCacttctcctgccttctcctcctCGGTGACACAGGTGAGCTGCAAGGGCCTTAACCTcgctcttctcttctcttctcttctcttctcttctcttctcttctcttctcttctcttctcttctcttctcttctcttctcttctcttctcttctcttctcttctcttctcttttctcttctctcttctgccTTGACCCTCAATGGAATCTTTGCCTCTCCGCAGTGCTCTCTGAGAGTCTTTCTCCTTGATCCTGCTCTCCGCAggtttttgtggttgttttttgcTGGGGAGAGGTGGGAGATGTTGGGATTTCTTTGCAGGGAACTCTTTGGGCTCAGGGCTGTTGGGTTCCTCCCTTgctccctctccaggctgtcccttctgcccaggctgtgtttcctcctgtgagcagcatctccctgtgCGCCTCACAGCCCGTGGGTGCTTTCCCTGCCTTCTGCAGgttctcctccagccccagccatgtccTGCTACGACCTGTGCCGGCCCTGCGGCCCCACCCCGCTGGCCAACAGCTGCAACGAGCCCTGTGTGCGCCAGTGCCAGGACTCCCGCGTGGTCATCCAGCCCTCGCCCGTGGTGGTCACCCTGCCCgggcccatcctcagctccttcccccagaacacCGCCGTGGGATCCTCCACCTCCGCCGCCGTGGGCAGCATCCTCAGCGAGGAGGGAGTGCCCATCAACTCGGGGGGCTTTGGGCTCTCGGGGCTCTCCGGCCTCGGTGGCCGCTACTGCAGCCGCAGGTGCCTGCCCTGCTAGAGCCGGGCCGCGCGTCCAGCGAGTGCCTCCGCAGGCCAAGtgtcccctggagctgctggccagccTTTCCAGAGGCCTCGgggcccctcctgccctcctgacaaggagggaaggagggaggtgCTGTCTGGTCTCGTGGCCAGCCTGTTTCAGCCTTGAAAATCCTGCTTTGGAAGAGTTTCCTTGTCTCTGATTTTGCATTTCACAGTGGTTTGATGCTGTGATTGCCAACAGTCAGTGGAGGGGTTTTATTCAGGAATTAAGGAAAGGTGGAGTCTTGCTTTCTGTCTCTCAGTTGGAatggtttcttttcccttcataaatatatatttttccctttgtttttgcTGAATGCTACTTGACTGTTTGTCAGTAAACTGATGTTGCATCTGATTTTGAGTTTCGTTGTGgtgtttctctcctttttaCCTCCCCTTGGGGCAGAATTAGGTGAAAATCTATGCAAGGATTTCACAGAGGAAAATGTGCGTCCAAAAGTCACCACAACTCAtctgataaaaataatttcattggtTTTTATACTCTTGAGAAGCACTGAACAGGTTCTCAAATCTATTTCTCTTTCTAGTATGTTTTCCCCCAGTTTGTTTATCCCACCTCTGTATTTAAAAGTACAATTGTGGTGTTTAAGCTTGAGAGATTTTAGATATTGTCCCCTATTTGGCATCTCTGAAACTCTTGAGAATCTGAATGAATATTAATATGGCAGAAGCAACACTTGCCACTGTGGCAACCAAAAAAgatccaagaaaaataaaaccaccaaataaaatctatttgaaaattaaataatccTGGAACTGAGATATAAATATTTGAGGAGGTCAAGGGAATGTTCTTGACATTCAGGTGTGGAGCCAGTCCAAATGTCCACACAACAGGCAAAAGAGGTGGGGTTttgtattaaaatgttttatgctTTGTTTaaagtttattaaaaattatttacttgcAAATTTACAAATTTGGGAGGAGAAGAGTTCAGCAAAAAGATGGAATAGAATCCTAAAATATCCTCATTGGAAGGGGATCCAAtccagctcctggtcctgcaccGTCACCTCAAAACCCCAGAACATCCCTGGGAGCACCACCCAAAcgctcctggagcagccctggtgccGTGCCCAttctctggggagcctgggcagtgtccagcaccctctgggggaggAATTTTCCAGAAGAATCcagcccaaacctccctggcacggctccagccattccctggtcATGGGCGGCAGAGGAGCTTTGCTGGGGCCCCTTCCCGCCTGCAGCCCGAGGCAGAAAcgccaaaaaaatgaaaactgggGAATGAAAATGTCCCAGACCGagaggagcctgggctggaaaAGAGGTTTCCATGGGTAAATTTTCCAAACAATTAACCAGAGGGACTGGTGGGATAAGCTGTTCCCTGGGATCCGTGAGGAACCCAAGGGCGGCGGCGTTCCACGCCGCAGAACAGCTGCAGTTGTATTTATGATCAGACTgattttttctagtttttttaatataaaaatgacCTTGTGGTCAGCTTAAGTGACACCCCAGATATGGCACTTTCTGATAAAAATGTTACGCATAATGTTTCTGTGCTATCACAATTTTATTATGGTGTGAAATTGATGCAatatcaattaaaaatatggGGTTTAAAAGCCAGttaaaaactgtttttattGAAACATATGTAAGGGATTTGTATTCTGTATCTACCATCAACAGACTATGTAATCTATTTAATCTATTCAATCTATTCAATCTATTTTATCTATTCTATCTATTTTATCTATTAATCCCGCAATGCAAATGGACATGGAGCAGGAGAGGTGGAGGAAGGGAATTTGGGAGAGTGAAGAGTctgggaaaggggaaataaaccccaaaatttccccttACCAacctaaagggaaaaaaaagggaaaaaagccacattccagaaccttcccagcccagcccagcagggcggTTGTGCAGGATGTTGAAGTTTTTATTAAATGGAGGCGCTCAGCTCAATTTCAAGCAGAATTTTGTACCTTTGAGGGTCTGATCCATCACCTGCAATGACTGAAATCACTGGAGAAACAATTTCTGAAGAATGTGAACGTGGTTTGGAAGCCATGTCCCCCTTGGATGTTCGGGTGGAAAAATGGGTGTGATAACTCCATAGATATGTTTGACTTTATGGAGTTATTGAAGcatctttttttggtttgtttttttttttttttgcattaattaGTTCCCACACATATTTTTGCAAGTGGAACCTTTCCCTGATAAAGGAATTGTCCTGCTTTTGTTTCCCAGTCTAAGTTTAGGCTGCCATTGCGTGAGAAGCATCATCCACCCATTAAGAAATTCTTTCATCTTCCCAAATTATGGGTACTTTTAATTTCTGGTACTTTTAGACCGACTCTAATAATGTCAACCTGAAATTACTTCAAGCACAGTCTaataaagacaattttttttccagctcctcAGCAATTTGTTCACTTGTGGCCACCTTGGGATCCAAGATCAAATCCAAGAGGAGCCAAAACTCTTTGTGTGCCAAAATTCCCAGTCTGACCCAGTTGCAAACAATTGTCAATTAAAATGTTCACATCTCATAAAAAAACCTctgaggtcctttccaagcTTGGtgaagctttggggtgacctcattgtggccttccaggacCTGAAGGAGCCAACAAGAAACATGGGGAGCGGATTTCcaaagggcctggagtgacaggacaaagggggAAAGTGGtaaaactgaaagaggggaaatttaggttggatttgggaaggaattcttccctgtgggggtggtgagcccctggcacaggtggtTCCAAGGATTTCCCAcctctggaagtgtcccaggacAGGTTGGAcgaggcttggagcagcctgggatcatgggaggtgtccctgcacatggatTGGCACAGggtgagctttgaggtcccttcccacccacaccattccatgattccatggttctgaCTGGTGTTTGTGAGCTGAGGTGGAACAGGAGGGGTTTAGAGGTCTCCTTGGCAGAAGAACTGATAAATCAGGATTAAATGTCCCCTTGTTCTTCCAGCTGTACCTCAAACT encodes the following:
- the LOC136568199 gene encoding feather beta keratin, which gives rise to MSCYDLCRPCGPTPLANSCNEPCVRQCQDSRVVIQPSPVVVTLPGPILSSFPQNTAVGSSTSAAVGSILSEEGVPINSGGFGLSGLSGLGGRYCSRRCLPC
- the LOC136568198 gene encoding feather keratin 1-like, producing MFCMRDELGKHIPCAKTVSGPGAVWDSIKGRASAGSLIHFSCLLLLGDTGSPPAPAMSCYDLCRPCGPTPLANSCNEPCVRQCQDSRVVIQPSPVVVTLPGPILSSFPQNTAVGSSTSAAVGSILSESGVPINSGGFGLSGLSGLGGRYCGRRCLPC